In the Syntrophorhabdaceae bacterium genome, TGTCGTCCTCTTCCTCTTCCCTGTCTTTCTCGACAGGTTCTATGTTTACCTTGCGGCGATCATACTTCTTACGGGACTGTGCGCGACGAGCCTCAATTTCGTTCTCGGCTACGGCGGGGTTTTTCAATTCCACCACGCCGTTTTTTACGGCGTCGGAGCATACGGCACGGCGCTCATGATCATCAAGTCGGGGCTCTCGCCCTGGCTGGGGTTCGTCGTCGGCCCCATAGCGGCGGCCATAATGGGCCTTGTCATCGGCATCATCTGCATACGCCTCTCCAAGCTTTACTTTGGGATGCTCCAGATATCGCTGGGCTCCCTCGTTTGGGCCATTGTCTATCGCTGGTATTCGTTTACCGGGGGCGATGATGGCATCCACGGCGTCCCCCTTCCCGACATCATCTCCTCGCCGAACGGCGGATACTACTTCACCCTTATCGTCACCGCCGTCTCCATGTTCATTCTCTACAGGATGATCAGGTCCCCCTTCGGCAGCGCCCTCCAGGGGATACGGGACAACCCGGTGCGCTCCGAGATGATCGGCGTCAACGTGAGGCTCCACCAGCTCCTTGCCCTCACCATCGCGGGGTTCTTCGGGGGCGTGGCAGGGTCCCTCTTCGTCGTCGTCGACAACACCGTGTTTCCCGATATGATGTTTTGGACGCTCTCTCTGGAGCTCATCATCATGTGCCTCCTCGGCGGGTGGTTTTCCTTTCTCGGCCCCATGGTGGGCGCGGCCGCCATAGTCCTCCTGAGGACTTACGTAAGCGGCATCACGGGCTACTGGGCCCTCATCCTCGGGGTGATCATGATGCTCGTAATCTTCTTCCTTCCCAACGGCGTCCTCGGATATCTCGACAGGTTCGTGAAGAAAAAAGCAAGGAGCATCTGATGCGCATAAGGGGTTTCGCGTGCTTGAGGTAACGTCACTGTCCAAGTCCTTCGACGGCTTCAAGGCCGTCAACAATGCCTCCCTGTCCGTGAAGGAGGGAGAGGTTGTGGCCGTCATAGGACCGAACGGGGCCGGCAAGACGACCCTTTTCAATCTCATCACGGGAGTGCTGAAACCCGACAGCGGAAAGGTCCTTTTCAAGGGTGGGGACATCACGGGGCATCCCCCCTACAAGGTCTGCCGCAGGGGCATGTCACGGTCTTTCCAGGTGGTGAACGTCTTTCCCCGGCTCAGCGTCTTTGAGAACGTCCAGGTCTCTGTTCTCTCACAGCAGAAGAAGACGTGGAACCTCTTCACTCCTTCCGCGAAGCTGGCCATAAATGAGACGGACAGGATCCTCGAGAACGTGGGCCTCATGGACATCAGGGATGCGACAAGCGCGGCCCTATCCCACGGCGAGCGCAAGGTCCTCGAGATCGCCATCGCCCTCGGGGGGAACCCCGAATTCCTTATCCTCGACGAACCCACGGCAGGGATGTCGCCGGAGGAGACGACACGATGCATCGACCTTATCAAACAACTCAAGGAAAAGCTCGGTATCACCATCCTTTTCTGCGAGCATGACATGGAGATCGTCTTCTCCATCTCGGACCGGATCATGGTCATGGTGCGGGGATCGACGATCATTCAGGGCACCTGTGAGGATGTCAGGTGCTGCCAGGAGGTGCAGGACGCATACCTGGGCGGGAGTGACGCATGCTTGACGTGAAAGCCATTGATACTTACTACGGGCTGAGCCACATTCTCTTCGGTGTCACCCTCAAGGTCGGCGCCGGCGAAGTGGTGGGTCTTCTCGGGCGCAACGGGGCAGGGAAGTCGACCACCATGAAGAGCATCATGGGCATCGTGCCGCCGCGGAAGGGGACGATCACCCTCAAGGGAACAGAGATCACCGGGCGCAAGCCGTACGTGCTTTTCCGCCAGGGCATCGGCTACGTCCCCGACGACCGCAGGGTTTTCGCCGACCTCTGTGTCGACGACAACCTTGATATCGTCTACCGCCGCAGCAAAGAGTGGGACAAGGAAAGGGTCTACGGGCTGTTCCCCGCCTTGAAGGAGATAAAGGCCCGCCGCGCCGGGCACCTGAGCGGCGGGGAACAGCAGATGCTTACCATAGCGAGGGCGCTCATGGGGGGCCCCGAGATCCTTCTCCTCGATGAGCCCACGGAGGGTCTTGCCCCGCTCATCGTCCGCGATCTGGAACAGCAGATATTGCGGCTTAAGGACGCCGGCATCAGCATTCTCCTGTCCGAGCAGAACGTGCGCTCCGCCCTCAAGATGATCACCAGGGCCTACGTCATCGACAACGGCAGGATCCGTTTCGAAGGCACCGTCCAGGAACTCGAGGCGAACGAAGAGGTAAAACGAAAATACCTCATGATCTAGTTTTCGCGTTCCCGCGAAAGCTGGATCGGTCCCAGGTCCCAGGGAAAAACAAGACATTTGCGCTCTCCCGCCCTATGGTAAACCGCCGGGACTCAAGGGTCTTCATCTTTTTTCTGAAACCTGGAACGTGAGGCCTGAAACGGTGTTTTTCCCTTTCTTTTATGCCGGTTTTCTTATAGAATTAGACATGTTCGCACAACTGAAAAAACAATCGCATTTCTTTTTCGCCTGCCTTCTTGGCGGCATAGCCTGCATAGCCTTTGCGGTCCCCGCTGTTCATGCCGTGAGCGATCTCGGCGTTGTCGTGGAGCAGCTTAAGGACGGCGATAAGGCAACGCGGTGTCCCGTTTGCGGCAGGGCGATCAGCCCCGGTGTCATCCATACGGATGCCGCGGTCATCCTGAAGGTGAAGCTTAAAACGGCGCTTACTGACCGGAATATCGGCTACTCCGATGGAATGAAGAAAGATCAGCCCTACATCCATGTTCTCGTTTATCGTTTCCAGGAGCGCAAAGGGGGCAATTTCGCCATTGAGAAACCTGCCGCCGTCGCTTTTCATATGCACCTCATGAAGGACAATATGCTGGGTAAGATCTTCACGTATGCCGAAGAGCAGAAAGCCCTGACTCAGAACCTTTTCACCGTGGGAAAGTTCTTCAGCAGGGGAGGGCGCTGGGTGACGGCGGAGGAGCTTGCCGAAGAGGGCATCAACGCGGGACTGGACGAGCTCGTGGAGACGAAGGGGCCGACGGAGCCGGGAGAGTGAAGGCGCTCTTTGCGATGGACCTGATGGGCGGCAAGACCGTTCGTCTCAGGAAAGGCGATTTCAAAGAAGTAACGGTCTACAGCAATGATCCTCTCTCCATGATCGAGGAAATGGTGCGCCGCGGCGCGCGGGATTTCCATATCATCGATCTCGATGGCGCGAGGACGGGCGAACCCGTACACGGGGAGATCATCGGAAAGATCCGTTCCATGGTGAAAGGCTACATGGAGGTCGGCGGCGGCATCCGCACCGACGATACCATTAAATACTACAGCGACCTCGGCATCGACGGGATCATCATCGGTACCCGTGCCCTCGAGGACGAAGACTATTTCGAGGGGCTGTCGCGGTTCGGCAACATCGTCCTCGGTCTCGATCTTCTTCAGGGAAAACCGATGTCGCGGGGATGGAAAAGCGCTGTCGACAGGGACCCCGTTGCCATACTCAAGGCCGCGGAGCGCATCGGTATCAAGGCCGTTCTGTGCACGAGCATCGAGCGCGACGGGATGCTGACAGGGCCGGATCTTGCGGGGCTCAAGGCAATATCGGAATTGACCGTACTGCCTGTCATAGCGAGCGGCGGTGTGTCGAACATAGACGATGTCAGGCGTCTCAAGGGAATGGACGTCTGGGCGGCGATCATAGGAAAGGCCTTCTACGAGGGATTCATCGGCATCGAGGAGGCCATGGGTTATGCTGACTAAGAGGATCATTCCCTGCCTTGATGTAATGGAAGGCAGGGTCGTCAAGGGGACCAATTTTCTCGAGCTTAAGGATGCCGGCGACCCCGTGGAGAATGCGAAGGCCTACGAGGAACAGCTGGCGGACGAGCTGTGCTTTCTCGATATCACCGCTTCCCATGAGAAGAGAAGAACCATCATCGACGTCGTTGAGCGGGTATCCCACGAGGTCTTCATGCCTCTTACGGTGGGAGGCGGCATACGCACCACAGATGACATCCGGGACATCCTCCGGGCGGGCGCGGACAAGGTGACCGTCAATACGACGGCGGTGGAGAACCCTGAATTCGTCCGGGAATCGAGCGAGATCTTCGGCAGCCAGTGCATCTGCATTGCCATTGACGCCAAGGGGCGCGAAGGCGGGGGTTTCGAGGTCTACACCTACGGAGGCCGAAGACCGACGGGTATCGATGCCGTCGGCTGGGCGAAGAGGGTGGAGGAGTTGGGCGCCGGCGAAATACTCCTCACCAGCATGGACAGGGACGGGACCAAGGCCGGTTTTGACATCGAGCTGACGCGGGCCATCGCCGATTCCGTGAACATCCCCGTCATAGCCTCGGGCGGGGTAGGTACCCTGGAGCACCTTTACGACGGGCTCGCCCTGGCAAAGGCGGATGCCGTCCTTGCCGCATCGATATTCCATTACCGGGAGTTCACTGTCGTCGATGCGAAGCGATATCTCCGCAGCCGGGGCGTGAACGTGAGGCTATAGGGCGCGGGACGCCCAGGTTCACGAAAGGCACAAAGAACCCGGACAGGCAAAAAAAATGCCTCGAAAAAGGGTATGGTAAGTAATATAGGAAGAAAAGAGGAGTCGCCATGGATGATGATCTTAAATGGGATGAAAAGGGCCTTATGCCCGCCGTCGTGCAGGATGCAGGCTCGAAGGATGTTCTCATGGTCGCCTATATGAACAAGGAGGCCCTGGAACTCACCCTGAGAACGAAGACTGCCCATTACTATTCGAGATCGCGGCAGAAGCTCTGGCTCAAGGGCGAGACCTCGGGCCACACGCAAGCAGTAAAAGAGGTTCTCATAGATTGCGACAACGACACCATCCTTCTCATGGTGGACCAGAAGGGGGCGGCCTGCCACACCGGTTACTGGAGCTGTTTTTACCGTGCGTGGGCCGATGGATGGAAGATCATCGGAAAAAAGGTCTTTGACGAAAAAGAAGTCTATGGTGAAAAGAAGACCCATTGACAGGGTCCTTTCCTTTTTCAATACCTGTTGTTTTGTGGGGCACATCCCCGCTGCGCCGGGGACCTTCGGGTCGCTCTTTGCCGCGATACTGATCTACCTCTTCCCGGCCGTCTTCAGCAGTCCCGTCTTCGCCGTTCTCTTCATTGTCTTCGCTGTCGCGACCACAACGATGGAGCGGTATGAGGGCGAAGACCCGGGCCATATAGTCATTGACGAGTTCGCCGGCATGTGCGTGGCCATGGCAGGCCACAAGGTCACGCTTCTCACCGTGGGCATTGGCTTCGTTCTCTTCCGGATCTTCGATATCCTCAAACCCTTTCCCATCGGTCGGATGGAGAGGTTGAGAGGAGGCTATGGCATAGTGGGCGATGATGTTGTTGCGGGCATATTCGCAAACATCCTTCTTCTCCTGTGGACGAGGCTTTTGTGAAGATCGAGGAAAGACTTGTCAAGGTCCTGGCGGCGCGTTCCATCTCCTGGTGCACCGCCGAATCCTGTACGGGGGGCCTCATCGCCGCCCGGATAACCGGTGTGCCGGGAGCATCGGGGTGTTTCGAGGGCGGATTCGTGACATACAGCAACAGGGCCAAGACCCTTCTTCTCGGGGTTCCCCCGGAGATCATCGAGAAGCATGGAGCTGTCAGCAGTGAGACCGCCCGCGCCATGGCGCAAGGCGCAAGAGAAAAGTTAAATGTCGGGATCGCCGTGGCCGTCACGGGTATAGCGGGGCCTGCCGGCGGCTCAGCGGCCAAACCGGTGGGGACCGTCTTCATCTCGCTGGCAGCGAAGGGGACGACCTCTGTTCGCGAGTTCCATTTTGAGGGCACGAGACGTCAGATACGCCGGCGCTCCGCCGACGAGGCCTTCATTCTCGTTCTCGACCATCTCGAAGGGAGGGTAAGCGGATGAGGTCCTTTCTCGCCTTCGAGATCCCAGCAGAGGTCAAGGGATATCTTTCCGAGGTGTCGAAAGCCATGGCAAGGACTGTTCCCGGGGTCAGGTGGGTGAGGCCCGAGGGACAGCATATCACCATCAGGTTCTTCGGTGAGATATCCGGGGCAAAGGCACAGGAGATAAAGGACGTGCTCGGGACCGCCGGATCCTACCCGGGCGTGGAGGCAACCCTGAAACACATCGATGCCTTTCCCGACAAACGCAGGCCCCGGGTCATTGTTGCAGTCCTTGACGAAGGAGTTGACATCATTGGCTCGATATACCATGATATAGAGAACCGTCTCACAGCCCTGGGTTACGAAAGAGAAAAAAGGGGTTTTACCCCCCATATCACCTTCGGGAGAATGA is a window encoding:
- a CDS encoding CinA family protein; this encodes MKIEERLVKVLAARSISWCTAESCTGGLIAARITGVPGASGCFEGGFVTYSNRAKTLLLGVPPEIIEKHGAVSSETARAMAQGAREKLNVGIAVAVTGIAGPAGGSAAKPVGTVFISLAAKGTTSVREFHFEGTRRQIRRRSADEAFILVLDHLEGRVSG
- a CDS encoding 1-(5-phosphoribosyl)-5-[(5-phosphoribosylamino)methylideneamino] imidazole-4-carboxamide isomerase; amino-acid sequence: MKALFAMDLMGGKTVRLRKGDFKEVTVYSNDPLSMIEEMVRRGARDFHIIDLDGARTGEPVHGEIIGKIRSMVKGYMEVGGGIRTDDTIKYYSDLGIDGIIIGTRALEDEDYFEGLSRFGNIVLGLDLLQGKPMSRGWKSAVDRDPVAILKAAERIGIKAVLCTSIERDGMLTGPDLAGLKAISELTVLPVIASGGVSNIDDVRRLKGMDVWAAIIGKAFYEGFIGIEEAMGYAD
- the hisF gene encoding imidazole glycerol phosphate synthase subunit HisF, with the protein product MLTKRIIPCLDVMEGRVVKGTNFLELKDAGDPVENAKAYEEQLADELCFLDITASHEKRRTIIDVVERVSHEVFMPLTVGGGIRTTDDIRDILRAGADKVTVNTTAVENPEFVRESSEIFGSQCICIAIDAKGREGGGFEVYTYGGRRPTGIDAVGWAKRVEELGAGEILLTSMDRDGTKAGFDIELTRAIADSVNIPVIASGGVGTLEHLYDGLALAKADAVLAASIFHYREFTVVDAKRYLRSRGVNVRL
- a CDS encoding phosphatidylglycerophosphatase A is translated as MVKRRPIDRVLSFFNTCCFVGHIPAAPGTFGSLFAAILIYLFPAVFSSPVFAVLFIVFAVATTTMERYEGEDPGHIVIDEFAGMCVAMAGHKVTLLTVGIGFVLFRIFDILKPFPIGRMERLRGGYGIVGDDVVAGIFANILLLLWTRLL
- the hisI gene encoding phosphoribosyl-AMP cyclohydrolase, translated to MDDDLKWDEKGLMPAVVQDAGSKDVLMVAYMNKEALELTLRTKTAHYYSRSRQKLWLKGETSGHTQAVKEVLIDCDNDTILLMVDQKGAACHTGYWSCFYRAWADGWKIIGKKVFDEKEVYGEKKTH
- a CDS encoding branched-chain amino acid ABC transporter permease — encoded protein: MKSLVFRGKLPWVIAGLVVLFLFPVFLDRFYVYLAAIILLTGLCATSLNFVLGYGGVFQFHHAVFYGVGAYGTALMIIKSGLSPWLGFVVGPIAAAIMGLVIGIICIRLSKLYFGMLQISLGSLVWAIVYRWYSFTGGDDGIHGVPLPDIISSPNGGYYFTLIVTAVSMFILYRMIRSPFGSALQGIRDNPVRSEMIGVNVRLHQLLALTIAGFFGGVAGSLFVVVDNTVFPDMMFWTLSLELIIMCLLGGWFSFLGPMVGAAAIVLLRTYVSGITGYWALILGVIMMLVIFFLPNGVLGYLDRFVKKKARSI
- a CDS encoding ABC transporter ATP-binding protein, with translation MLEVTSLSKSFDGFKAVNNASLSVKEGEVVAVIGPNGAGKTTLFNLITGVLKPDSGKVLFKGGDITGHPPYKVCRRGMSRSFQVVNVFPRLSVFENVQVSVLSQQKKTWNLFTPSAKLAINETDRILENVGLMDIRDATSAALSHGERKVLEIAIALGGNPEFLILDEPTAGMSPEETTRCIDLIKQLKEKLGITILFCEHDMEIVFSISDRIMVMVRGSTIIQGTCEDVRCCQEVQDAYLGGSDACLT
- the thpR gene encoding RNA 2',3'-cyclic phosphodiesterase — translated: MRSFLAFEIPAEVKGYLSEVSKAMARTVPGVRWVRPEGQHITIRFFGEISGAKAQEIKDVLGTAGSYPGVEATLKHIDAFPDKRRPRVIVAVLDEGVDIIGSIYHDIENRLTALGYEREKRGFTPHITFGRMKMPAPLLGRDMPPLEYPRFTIERIVLYKSILGREGATYEPLFEKRLGASG
- a CDS encoding ABC transporter ATP-binding protein; the protein is MLDVKAIDTYYGLSHILFGVTLKVGAGEVVGLLGRNGAGKSTTMKSIMGIVPPRKGTITLKGTEITGRKPYVLFRQGIGYVPDDRRVFADLCVDDNLDIVYRRSKEWDKERVYGLFPALKEIKARRAGHLSGGEQQMLTIARALMGGPEILLLDEPTEGLAPLIVRDLEQQILRLKDAGISILLSEQNVRSALKMITRAYVIDNGRIRFEGTVQELEANEEVKRKYLMI